One window of Sphingobacteriales bacterium genomic DNA carries:
- a CDS encoding lysophospholipase encodes MKKIPFNWYNTNGSKIHAQLWQSENKLEIKGVICLVHGLGEHIGRYEHFARFFVNNNYVVIACDLLGHGQSEGRRGHVGSFNQFYEQIDRLLEEASKRFPGEPKFIYGHSMGGNIVLNYAIARSPRVLGIVLSAPWLRPAMEVPASKIALTKIATVLLPWYFESNGIDINQLSRDNAVCEAYQKDPLVHDKISARLFMSITEQAEFATHNYSQLRVPVLLMHGTADGLTSYQASEEFASAAKGKVEFKSWPGFFHELHNEPEQNEVFDFVLNWIDSKLQHSTSIGQLKS; translated from the coding sequence ATGAAAAAAATACCTTTTAACTGGTATAATACCAACGGCAGCAAAATACATGCGCAATTGTGGCAGTCTGAAAATAAGCTCGAGATCAAAGGTGTTATTTGTCTGGTACACGGTTTGGGCGAACATATTGGCAGATATGAACATTTTGCCCGTTTTTTTGTCAACAACAATTATGTAGTCATCGCCTGTGATTTGTTGGGGCATGGTCAGTCAGAAGGGCGCAGGGGTCATGTCGGTTCTTTCAACCAGTTCTATGAACAAATTGACCGGCTGCTGGAAGAAGCGAGCAAACGGTTTCCGGGTGAGCCTAAATTTATTTATGGACATAGTATGGGCGGCAATATTGTACTTAATTACGCCATTGCCCGAAGCCCCCGGGTTTTGGGCATTGTACTGAGTGCGCCCTGGTTGAGACCTGCTATGGAAGTCCCGGCTTCAAAAATCGCTTTGACCAAAATTGCAACCGTATTATTACCCTGGTATTTCGAATCCAATGGCATTGATATCAATCAGTTGTCGAGAGATAATGCCGTTTGCGAGGCATATCAGAAAGACCCTTTGGTACACGATAAGATTTCTGCCCGCTTGTTTATGTCAATTACAGAGCAAGCTGAATTTGCTACTCACAACTATTCCCAATTGCGGGTTCCGGTGTTGCTGATGCACGGAACTGCGGACGGATTGACAAGTTATCAGGCAAGTGAAGAATTTGCATCGGCAGCCAAAGGAAAAGTGGAATTCAAAAGCTGGCCGGGGTTTTTTCATGAACTGCACAATGAACCCGAACAAAATGAAGTATTCGACTTTGTACTGAACTGGATAGACAGTAAACTCCAACACTCGACAAGTATAGGTCAGTTGAAAAGTTAA
- the mce gene encoding methylmalonyl-CoA epimerase, which yields MPFTKIEHIGIAVKDLESANALYAQLLGTVHYKTELVETEHVLTSFFKVGESKIELLQATHPDSAIAKFIEKRGEGLHHVAYAVSNIQEEMERMSGQGFTLLNQQPKRGADNKWVCFIHPKNCNGVLVELCQDISEDLV from the coding sequence ATGCCCTTCACCAAAATAGAACATATTGGAATTGCTGTCAAAGATCTGGAAAGTGCCAATGCCCTGTATGCGCAACTGTTGGGAACTGTGCATTACAAAACCGAATTGGTAGAAACCGAGCATGTTTTGACCTCTTTTTTTAAAGTCGGCGAATCAAAAATAGAACTGCTTCAAGCCACTCATCCCGATAGCGCCATTGCAAAATTTATAGAAAAGCGCGGTGAAGGGCTTCACCATGTGGCTTATGCTGTCAGCAATATTCAGGAAGAGATGGAGCGGATGTCCGGGCAGGGCTTTACCCTTCTCAATCAGCAACCTAAACGAGGAGCAGATAATAAATGGGTCTGTTTTATCCATCCCAAAAACTGCAACGGTGTCCTGGTCGAACTTTGTCAGGATATTTCAGAGGATTTGGTCTAA